CCCTACTACGGCCTGTACGCTGCCTTCCTGCCGGTGATCGTCGCAGCCGTATGGGGCTCCTCGCCGCAGCTGGCTACCGGCCCGGTCGCTGTAGTGGCCCTGCTAACGGCCTCGGCACTGACCCCGCTGGCCGAGCCGGGCAGCGGCGAGTTCATCACCCTGGCTATCGCCCTCGCCTTCCTGGTCGGCGTGATCCAACTGGTGCTCGGACTCTTCTCCCTGGGCACTCTGGTGAACTTTCTCGCCCACCCGGTCATCCTGGGCTTCACCAACGCCGCTGCCATCGTCATCGCCCTGTCCCAGGTCAACGACCTGCTCGGCGTTCCCTTGGACCGCGACGCCGGAATGCTGGTGGCCTTCGCCGACGTCCTCGGTCGGCTGGAGAATGCTCATCTGCCCACGCTGGCTATGGGGCTCGGCGCGCTGGCTCTGATGCTCGCCGCCCGGCGCTGGCTGCCGCGGATCCCCGGCGTCCTGCTGGCAGTGGCCGTCGGCGTGCCGGTGAGCTACCTGGTGGGGTTTGAAGACCTCGGCGGGGCCGTGGTGGGTACGGTGCCCGAGGGCCTGCCCGCGCCCGCGCTGCCCGAGCTGAGCTGGGACCTGGTGGTCACCCTGCTCGGCACGGCGGCGGTGATCGCCCTGGTCGCCTTCATGGAGGCGATCTCCATCGCCAAGGCCCTGGCGACGCGTACCCGCGACCGCATCGATCCCAATCAGGAGCTGGTCGGCCAGGGGCTGTCCAACCTCACCGCCAGCGTTTTCCAGGCCTTCCCGGTCAGCGGCTCGTTCTCGCGCAGCGCGGTGAACCACGACAGCGGAGCCCGCAGCGGCCTGGCCTCGGTCTTCACGGCGGCGCTGGTGGGCCTGACCCTGCTTTTCCTCACCCCGCTGCTCCACCACCTGCCCGAGGCAATCCTGGCGGCGATCATCATCATGGCGGTGATCGGACTGGTGAACATCCGGGCCCTGGTACAGACCTGGCACACCCACCGCCATGACGGTATCGCCGCGCTGGTGACCTTCGGCGGGACCCTGATCTTTGCCCCCCACCTCGACTACGGCATCCTCCTCGGCGCCGGGCTGGCGATCGTGCTCTACCTGCTGCGCACCATGCGCCCACGGGTGGTTATCCTCTCGCGCCACCCGGAGGACGGAGCGCTGCGCGACGCACGCTTTTTCGACCTGCCCGAGAGCGAGCACATCGCGGCGCTGCGCTTCGACGGGCCACTCTATTTCGCCAATGTCGGCCACCTGGAGGACACGGTGCTGCAGATCAACAACGAGCACCCGCAGGCGCGCTTCCTGCTGCTCGTCGCCGACGGCATCACCTCCATCGACTCCTCCGGGGTGGAGAGCCTGCACGGGCTGCGGGAGCGGCTTGACGACAATGGCGTGACCCTGGTGCTGGCCGGGGTCAAGCTTCAGGTCCGGGAGGTGATGCAGCGCGCCGGGCTGGAGACCGAGATCGGCGCGGAGAACATCTTCCGCCACGAGGACGACGCCATCGAGGCCATCCACCAGCGGATCGATGACCCGACCTTCGATCCAGCCCGGTGCCCCCTGGCACCGCAACGGGGCGCCGCAGTCTGATGGCGCCCCGTCACCTCAGTCGATATCGAAACGGTACATCAGGTCGAGGGCGCTATCCTCACCGCTGACCGCCTCGAGGTAAAGCTGCCAGGTCAGGTAGTAGCGCAGGGTCACGGTATTCACCGGGCTGAACACGGCCACCCCGTACGCGACGTAGAGCCGCGGAGTGATGTACCCGGAGAGCACCACTTGGGCGTCCTCGCCCTCGCCGGCAGTGTCGATGTCGAAATCGCGTATACCCACCTGCTCGGCCGCCGCGGTGACCACGCCGGCGCCACCGTAAAGCCCGAGGGCCAGGGCCGCCGAGGCGAGCATTTCGTCGGTCCCGGGGCCCTCGGCCCCCATCGGCCGCCCCCGGATCAGGTAGGACAGGGCGTTCTCCTGGGACATGGTCGGCTCGCTGAACAGCGTGACCTGGGGCTCGTCAGCAAAGCCGCCGACGCGGATGCCGGCCGTTACCCGGTCACGCTCGATCCGCCGCACAGCCTCGATATCGAGCTGCGGCCGATCCAGCGGACCAGCAAACAGCACCAGCCCCCGCCGGATGGCCAAGCGCTGCCCGTAGGCACGGTACTCGCCATCCTCGACGCGCAGCTCGCCGTAAGCCTCGGTGGATCCATCCGGCTGCTGGAGCACACGCAAGGCCCCGCCGAGGCGCCCGCGCACCCCGAAGGCGGCAAGGGTGACCGCATCGCCGAGGGCCAGCTCCACATCCCCCTCTACCTGCCAGCCTTCGGGCATGGCGTCGGTCAGCGCCGGCGCCTCTTCGTCGCGGCGAACCACCACCACATCGCGCGAATGCCCTACCGCCCGGTCCGGAAGCTCGCGTATGGCGATGGCGCCCCGCGGCACCTGCACCTGTCCACCAACGCGCACCTGGCCCGGGCGCACTGCCAGGTTCAGCCGCGGACTGACCGCCAACTCGGCGAACGGGGGCACGTCCGCCCATAGCTCGTCCCCGTCCAGGCCCAGGTCCACGCGCCAGTCATCCCCGTTCCAGGCGGCGTCCCCCTGGATCCGCGCCTGGCCGTCGCCGACCCGGAAGCCGCCGCCGATATCGGCCTGATCGCCGTCGAAAGCGACCCACAGCCCCAAGTCCTCCACACGGCTGGCGGACTGCGGCGCCGCTACGATGCCATCCCGCAGCTCGACCCGCCCGGCCAACCGCGGATCGCTGCGTGTACCGGTGAGCTGCGCCCGAGCATTGACCTCACCGGCCAGTTCGCTGAGATCGGGCACAAGGGGCCGGAAGAAGCCCACGCGCAGGCCGTCGACCCTCAGTTCGCCGGCAACGGCCTCACCGTCCGCACGCGGATCGCCGCGGACCCGGAGCGCCGCATTGCCCGCATCGGCGGCCTCAAAGTCGAGCTGGGCCTCCGCCTCGTCAGGGCTATAGCGCCCCTGGACAGCCAGGCGCTGATAATCGACGTCGCGAATCACCGGATCCCCATCGTCGAATTCGTCGTGTAGCGTCAGGGCCAGGCGCCCATCGAGGCTTTCCGCCCGGACCCGGGCGTCCACACCCTCCTCCGGGGTCCAGCGGACCGCGCCGTCCCCGGACAGGCCGCCCTCCCAGTCAACCCCGGCGGGGAGCCAAGGCTCTACCCAGGCCAGGTCGAAGCCCTCGAGGAGGAATCGCAGGTCGGCCCCCTCGGGGCCAGCGCGCACACCGTCGGGCAGCTGCAGGCGCGCGTCCCGGTAACGCCAGCACTGCGCCCCAAGTTCAAGCTCCTCGTCGGCATAGCGCATCGGGAAGGGAGCATCCAGGCGAACCCGGTGGTCGCGGAACTCGCCGCCGGCGTCCACGAGCAGACCACTCCAGCCGAATTCCGGTTGCCAGCCCCCGGCCACCCCCAGGTGGCCCTGCCCCTCGGGGGCGTGCAGGCGCACCCCTAAGTGGTGGGCGGCGCGGCTGCCGGTGGCGCGCATCTCGAGTTCGTCGACTCCCCCCTGGGGCAGCTCGATACCTCGGGCCTGCACGACGGCATCGCCCGGCTGCTGCGCCAGCGCCGGGACATCGGCCTGCCAGTCCAGGGCATCGATGTGGTAGGCGTCGTAGCGCAGCCCGCGCCCACGGCCGGCACTTTCGATATCCAGGGCGTCGGGGGCGCCGCGAACCCGTGCATGAGCCTCCAGGGCGCCGCCCAGACGCTCGTCCAACGCGCCGAGATCAGACAGCCGGGCGCGTAGCTCTACATCCCAGGTCTCCGCCAGGGCACCGTCCAGCAAGACCTCCCCACCATCGACCCGCGCCTCGATGCCGCTCAGGCGCCAGACCTCGTCCAGGGTGTGCTCGCCACGGCCGCGGACGGCCACCGCGCGCCCGTGCAGCTCGCCACTCAGGCCGGGGGTATCGATGGTCAACGCCCACCCCTCCCCGCCGGCCTGACCGCGGACGCTGAGCGGTCCGCTCACCCCTTGCGGGGCCTGCGGCCATTCCAGCGACGGATCCAAGGCGACAGCCTCGGCGGTCACGTCCCAACGCACCCCGTCGGCGTCCCAGCCGAGCCGCGCCTGCCCTTCGAGCTCGCCGCCGAGCAGCTCACCCCGCAAATCGGTAAGACGCGCCCCCTCGGCATCAACCTCGAACCGGCTGCGCCAGTACCCGCGGGGCACGTGCTCACCGGTCAGATCGGTGTCCAGGGTGCCGCGCAGGCCGTCGAGATCCCCCTCGGCAGTCAGGTT
The nucleotide sequence above comes from Halorhodospira halophila. Encoded proteins:
- a CDS encoding SulP family inorganic anion transporter; translated protein: MRFDGSGRWAPARRLIPCREWPRPTPASIRADLIAGIAVALVLIPQSMAYAALAGMPPYYGLYAAFLPVIVAAVWGSSPQLATGPVAVVALLTASALTPLAEPGSGEFITLAIALAFLVGVIQLVLGLFSLGTLVNFLAHPVILGFTNAAAIVIALSQVNDLLGVPLDRDAGMLVAFADVLGRLENAHLPTLAMGLGALALMLAARRWLPRIPGVLLAVAVGVPVSYLVGFEDLGGAVVGTVPEGLPAPALPELSWDLVVTLLGTAAVIALVAFMEAISIAKALATRTRDRIDPNQELVGQGLSNLTASVFQAFPVSGSFSRSAVNHDSGARSGLASVFTAALVGLTLLFLTPLLHHLPEAILAAIIIMAVIGLVNIRALVQTWHTHRHDGIAALVTFGGTLIFAPHLDYGILLGAGLAIVLYLLRTMRPRVVILSRHPEDGALRDARFFDLPESEHIAALRFDGPLYFANVGHLEDTVLQINNEHPQARFLLLVADGITSIDSSGVESLHGLRERLDDNGVTLVLAGVKLQVREVMQRAGLETEIGAENIFRHEDDAIEAIHQRIDDPTFDPARCPLAPQRGAAV
- a CDS encoding translocation/assembly module TamB domain-containing protein, whose protein sequence is MITLRRLFKLSGTILLAVLGLLLLALAWLLMTTSGARLAAAVAESVEPRLELRVTGGNLARGVEVADVGWRDERVDVAVTSAALVWQPQRLLAGEARVDSLRVSGVEVTVAEGEEPPVQADPEARDEPLTLPRIELPLAVDVEKLLVEQVTLTFGDAPAQRIKRLETAWTAVGTEWRIHRLLVERDDARVELEGSLHTAESYPLSLFVRGTAAAPGLPERLRFASRFGGSVAALRVTSTLAGPVSGAIDLDIQPLDPQLPLRIETEDLDGGWPLDTRGVVAAEGLNLTAEGDLDGLRGTLDTDLTGEHVPRGYWRSRFEVDAEGARLTDLRGELLGGELEGQARLGWDADGVRWDVTAEAVALDPSLEWPQAPQGVSGPLSVRGQAGGEGWALTIDTPGLSGELHGRAVAVRGRGEHTLDEVWRLSGIEARVDGGEVLLDGALAETWDVELRARLSDLGALDERLGGALEAHARVRGAPDALDIESAGRGRGLRYDAYHIDALDWQADVPALAQQPGDAVVQARGIELPQGGVDELEMRATGSRAAHHLGVRLHAPEGQGHLGVAGGWQPEFGWSGLLVDAGGEFRDHRVRLDAPFPMRYADEELELGAQCWRYRDARLQLPDGVRAGPEGADLRFLLEGFDLAWVEPWLPAGVDWEGGLSGDGAVRWTPEEGVDARVRAESLDGRLALTLHDEFDDGDPVIRDVDYQRLAVQGRYSPDEAEAQLDFEAADAGNAALRVRGDPRADGEAVAGELRVDGLRVGFFRPLVPDLSELAGEVNARAQLTGTRSDPRLAGRVELRDGIVAAPQSASRVEDLGLWVAFDGDQADIGGGFRVGDGQARIQGDAAWNGDDWRVDLGLDGDELWADVPPFAELAVSPRLNLAVRPGQVRVGGQVQVPRGAIAIRELPDRAVGHSRDVVVVRRDEEAPALTDAMPEGWQVEGDVELALGDAVTLAAFGVRGRLGGALRVLQQPDGSTEAYGELRVEDGEYRAYGQRLAIRRGLVLFAGPLDRPQLDIEAVRRIERDRVTAGIRVGGFADEPQVTLFSEPTMSQENALSYLIRGRPMGAEGPGTDEMLASAALALGLYGGAGVVTAAAEQVGIRDFDIDTAGEGEDAQVVLSGYITPRLYVAYGVAVFSPVNTVTLRYYLTWQLYLEAVSGEDSALDLMYRFDID